A region of the Candidatus Neomarinimicrobiota bacterium genome:
TACGAATCCAACCCGTCTATCAATTCCATTAGCCATGGCTTCAGCTTTCTAGTTCTTTTAAGCTATTGAAACTATTGAAGGCTTTCAAGTCCTGTGTTTCCGCAAACCTGCTGGGACGAACCTGGCGGCAAGAGCCTGGAACCCGCCAGGGTTCCTTCGGGAAATGATGAAAACAGCCAACCCAGGTTCCATACCGACCCAGCAAAAGGGGCCCGGTATGATCCCGGAGCTCCTGCGCGTTCCTTGCTCAAGTCGCTCCCTTACTTCAGCAGCACCAGCTTGATCGATCCGGTAAACCTGGGCAGTGCCCCAACCTGAGGCGGGACAAGCCCCGCATACTGCGGGACAAGCAGGCGGGCAATATAGACGCCGGTGGGCATTTCACGGCCATCACCGCTGGTACCGTTCCAGATTACATGGTGATAGCCCGCCTCCATCGGTCCATCAACCAGCACAACGACCACCCGGCCCAGCAGATCATACACCACCAACTTGACCGCGGCAGCCGCAGGTAAGTCAAACCGGATGGCGGTGGCGGGATTGAAGGGGTTGGGATAGGCCGGGTGAAGCCCGAACGTGGCGGGCAGACGCTCTCCGGGCCCACCGGCAATGCTCACAACTTCAAACTGAACTTTTTCCACCGCGGCGTTCCCGGATGTATCCGTCATGGCAAAGCCAATCTCCCGATAACCATAGACCGACTTATTGAACACCACCTTCCAGGTCAGGGGCGCCACCTTATCCGGGAATAGCCTGATCAGGTGCTCCCCTCCACCGTCGGCATAGGTAAGGGGGGCCACCTGCCAGATGGGCTCATCGGACGTGGCGGTCACTTCAACCGTGTCACCTCGCTCCACGACTTCCAGGGTAACAGTGGGCGGCATATCATCCGCCAGTCCCCGCCATTTCTGCATCCCTCCGGTGGCGGTTACATAATCATACAAGACATCGGGGAAATATTTCGATGCCATTTTCACAAGGGAGTCCACGCGGATGATTTGCTGGGGGAAATCGGCCTCCGGTAGATGCGACCAGATGGTCATGACCTGATCGGTTCCGTAGTAGGCCCGCATAAAGACATTATACAAGAGACCGAAATCAACACTGCTCATATGGATGGACCGGCTCTCCCAGCCCCTTAAATCACCGGGTGACTGATAGTCCTGGGCGTCCGGGTGATAGGGTACCCACTCCAATGGGGCCCGTGACCAGTCGTAGATATTATCAAGGGGCTCCTGGGTATCATCGTGGACGTGAGGGACGTCGTTTTCCAGCCGGTAGGGAATCAGACTGTCAATGAGAACGGACCACTTGTTGCTCATGTAGTGCCAGCCACTGCGAAAAGAGGTGGGCATCAAATCCCCTTCCAAAAACATCCTGCCGATCGTTTCCAGGAAGTCTTCCCGGTACTCGCCCAGGTCCACCGACTGGTTCCAGTGGAAAGTGCCGTTGCCGTCCGGATCGCTCCAGATCCAGTTGTGATAGTGCAGGGCCAGCTCGTCACCCACCGCTTCCAGAGCCTGGCCACGGTATTTCCTGATCATCTCGAGGTTGGAAATCCAGGGGTATTCCACCTCCGGATTGGTGTTGTACACCATCATATTGCCGCCGATGAGCCACCACGTAAAGACCAGCGGCTCGTCATAGCTGTCCCGCAGCTGGGCCCGGAAAGCGGGATCGATGACCCGGGCTCCATTCCCGTCGGGATCGGAAAAAAGGCCGAAGCGATAGTAATTATCGTGCTGGTAGACGTTCAGTCCGTCCCAAGTGCCGGTATCCGAGCCTAGAATCAGGTACACTTTTCCGGGCTCTTCGACCGGCTCCGGCAACGTAGTGGTGATGAGCATATCATCCACGTAGAAGGTGCTGGTATGCCGGACATAGCGGTTGCCCAGTTGGATAACGAAGGGTGCCTCCCGGAGCGGCTGCACAACCTCGCCCTGGTAGGCGTTATCAATATACAGCGTAGTTGTGTCCCGGCCATTGTACCGGATTGTGAAAGTATGCCATGTATTAAGTGCATATCCCGGGGAAACTATAAGCGTTTCCGGAAGCCAGACGGTTGTGTCTTTCAAGACATCCAGCTGCACATATAGTATATCCGTCTTCGTATCCCGCAAGAGGAACAAGGCCAGAACGGTATTTGCTCCCCGCATGAGGCAGGGTATGGCTTCTTCCCCCATAGAAGCCACGTAAACGCTGGTGGTGAACTCGAAGGGCAGCGAGGCGTCATAAAGGCCGGTGAAACTCTCGATGGCGGAGAACTGATCTACGGTGGAAATCTTCAGGCTATAGAGAGGCGAGACATATTGGGTGTCATCAAGGGCGATACAGTCGGGGCATTCGTCGGCATAAAAGCGGGTCCATACCGGGTTTTCGGTCAGATTCCCGTCGTCGAAACTCTCTGCGAAAGTGGTGTCCCCCTGGCCCGGGAGCCTGAGGGGCGAAAGCGCCACGAAGAGGGCAGCTAAACCAAAGTGCCGCGCTTGGATCATCACCACGTCGCAGCGGCCGATCCCAAAAGAATAGAAGCCGCACCGATTATAGAATTTTCCTGGAAGTAAGCGGGCAATCTGAAGCGCCTCTGCTCCGCTTGAGTTGCTGATTCCACCGTTAGTCTCCTATTGGTCAGGCCCGGGGGGTCACTCCGATGCCGGGGTTATCATTCAATATTAACTGGCCTTTTTCGACGGTTACACCGCGGAAGGGATCGTTTGCGATGAGCAGATTGCCGTCGAGGTCGGCGTAGTCCACCAGGGGTGAGATACTGGCCGCCGCCGAAATGGCCACCGACGTTTCGACCATGCAGCCGAGCATCACCTTCATGCCCAGGGACCGGGCCAGCCAGATCATGCGCAGCGCTTCCTGTAGACCGCCAGCCTTCATCAATTTGATATTGATGCCATCAAAGGCGGTGGCCAGCGGCGGGATGTCCCGGGAGGTTTTGACACTTTCGTCGGCGATGATGGGGATAGCGGCGCGCTCCCGCAGCCAGCGGGTCTCAGCCAGCATACTCGCCGGCAAGGGCTGCTCAATTACTTTTACACCCTGGGAGACCAGCCACTTGATCCTCTCCAGGGCTTCCCGCTTATCTTTCCAGCCTTCGTTGGCATCGACTATCAGGGGCTTATCCGTAACCGAGCGCACCGCCGCGATAATCTCCTCATCACGCTCGGTGCCGACCTTGATCTTGAGCAGGGGGTAGGGTTCCGCTTCCCTCACCTTCTGTCTGATCATTTCCGGTGTGTCGATGCCGATGGTAAAGCTCGTGATCGGGGCTCTGGCTTTATCCAGGCCCAGGTAGCGGTAGAAAGGCAGCCCCATGGATTTCGTTACCCAGTCCATGAGGGCGATATCCAGGGCGGCCTTGGCAGCGGTTTGGGCCGGGTCCAGCTCCTGGATGGCAAAGCCCAGGTCCACGTAATTCCAGGGATTCCACTTTTCAAACAGCGGAATCGCCTTTTCGATCACGGCGATAGCGGACTCGGTGGTTTCGTTGTAGCGTTCGCTCGGTGCCGCTTCGCCGTAGCCGATCACACCCTCCCGTTCCGTGGTTACAATGACGTTCTGCTTGAAGTCGCTGGAGCCCCGGGCGATCGTAAAGGTATGTTTAAGTTCCAGCCGTTTGATCTCATACGATAGTTTTGAACCTTTACTCGTGGTCTTGCTTCGCGTCATGAATCTGGCCTTAAATAAATGGTTTGGAATAAATCCCATGGCTAGTATTGGCAAGCAAAGCCGTTCGATGAATTCCCGGCGCCTCATAGTACTCCTCCTAGTTGAGTTGAATTCGTTTCACTGCCCGCAGGG
Encoded here:
- a CDS encoding dipeptide epimerase encodes the protein MTRSKTTSKGSKLSYEIKRLELKHTFTIARGSSDFKQNVIVTTEREGVIGYGEAAPSERYNETTESAIAVIEKAIPLFEKWNPWNYVDLGFAIQELDPAQTAAKAALDIALMDWVTKSMGLPFYRYLGLDKARAPITSFTIGIDTPEMIRQKVREAEPYPLLKIKVGTERDEEIIAAVRSVTDKPLIVDANEGWKDKREALERIKWLVSQGVKVIEQPLPASMLAETRWLRERAAIPIIADESVKTSRDIPPLATAFDGINIKLMKAGGLQEALRMIWLARSLGMKVMLGCMVETSVAISAAASISPLVDYADLDGNLLIANDPFRGVTVEKGQLILNDNPGIGVTPRA
- a CDS encoding FlgD immunoglobulin-like domain containing protein; this translates as MIQARHFGLAALFVALSPLRLPGQGDTTFAESFDDGNLTENPVWTRFYADECPDCIALDDTQYVSPLYSLKISTVDQFSAIESFTGLYDASLPFEFTTSVYVASMGEEAIPCLMRGANTVLALFLLRDTKTDILYVQLDVLKDTTVWLPETLIVSPGYALNTWHTFTIRYNGRDTTTLYIDNAYQGEVVQPLREAPFVIQLGNRYVRHTSTFYVDDMLITTTLPEPVEEPGKVYLILGSDTGTWDGLNVYQHDNYYRFGLFSDPDGNGARVIDPAFRAQLRDSYDEPLVFTWWLIGGNMMVYNTNPEVEYPWISNLEMIRKYRGQALEAVGDELALHYHNWIWSDPDGNGTFHWNQSVDLGEYREDFLETIGRMFLEGDLMPTSFRSGWHYMSNKWSVLIDSLIPYRLENDVPHVHDDTQEPLDNIYDWSRAPLEWVPYHPDAQDYQSPGDLRGWESRSIHMSSVDFGLLYNVFMRAYYGTDQVMTIWSHLPEADFPQQIIRVDSLVKMASKYFPDVLYDYVTATGGMQKWRGLADDMPPTVTLEVVERGDTVEVTATSDEPIWQVAPLTYADGGGEHLIRLFPDKVAPLTWKVVFNKSVYGYREIGFAMTDTSGNAAVEKVQFEVVSIAGGPGERLPATFGLHPAYPNPFNPATAIRFDLPAAAAVKLVVYDLLGRVVVVLVDGPMEAGYHHVIWNGTSGDGREMPTGVYIARLLVPQYAGLVPPQVGALPRFTGSIKLVLLK